The Pseudomonadota bacterium genome includes a window with the following:
- a CDS encoding ParB/RepB/Spo0J family partition protein, translating to MTEQEKDASPEFMYLPLESIIVEEQIRSGIDTESESFKALMESIKDRGVLEPILVTPKDGKYLLLCGERRYLAALKLGLPYLPVRILDTITQKDEILAYQLTENLQREDLNPMDQAKGILAYIQAKHPDKNYDVDGAMNELMKVIREPEYASQEFIATVAMTLEISGKSI from the coding sequence ATGACTGAGCAGGAAAAGGATGCAAGCCCGGAGTTTATGTACCTGCCTCTGGAGAGCATTATCGTGGAAGAACAGATTCGCTCAGGGATCGATACGGAGAGTGAGTCCTTTAAGGCCCTTATGGAGTCCATTAAAGACCGGGGTGTCTTAGAGCCTATTCTTGTAACACCGAAAGACGGCAAATACCTGCTCCTCTGCGGAGAACGCCGTTATCTTGCTGCCCTGAAGCTTGGGCTCCCATACCTCCCGGTGCGTATCCTTGATACGATCACACAGAAGGATGAGATTCTGGCTTACCAGTTGACGGAAAACTTACAACGGGAAGACCTGAATCCCATGGATCAGGCGAAAGGGATATTGGCATATATTCAGGCGAAACACCCAGATAAAAACTATGATGTTGACGGGGCAATGAATGAGCTGATGAAGGTCATTCGTGAACCAGAATACGCTTCCCAGGAATTCATAGCAACAGTTGCTATGACTCTCGAAATCTCCGGAAAGTCAATAAA
- a CDS encoding sigma-70 family RNA polymerase sigma factor, producing the protein MMTIKNFTEIKHLIDMGMEKGYLTPDEINDFLPHNIFSPEDIEDIFDFLSESNIDIVETIKEKTEATEEESQDWGEAERFPSERTDNIIWAYLKDIGRVSLLTSDEEYLIAKRIEEGEREMRNLLFDLSQAVHELLEIGIQLKKETINIVDVIKNIDEMNYTKKDEEKYKKKTLSFINTIKSLYEKKGGIKSKLAAADERNNGQLEKKLNTIENKIEEALLNLKLNKKILEEIVRKIARQTKFMDESEARIVRQRLMELSEIENGLKVVKNRLIQANLRLVINIAKKYLNRGLSFLDLIQEGNMGLMKAAEKYDYQKGYKFSTYSTWWIRQAITRAIADYARTIRVPVHVLETMNKITKVTISLFQELGREPNLDEISLKAGLPLEKVRKIMKVSNEPISIETPIGDDESKLGDFIADPKSPSPFMELVGISLKEEIDKVLSTLTPREEKVIRMRLGIGEKTDYTLEEVGEVFGLTRERIRQIEAKALRKLKHPSRRKRLESFLE; encoded by the coding sequence ATGATGACTATAAAGAATTTCACTGAAATCAAGCACCTGATAGATATGGGTATGGAAAAGGGCTATCTCACGCCCGACGAGATCAACGATTTTCTCCCTCATAACATTTTTTCTCCTGAAGATATTGAGGATATATTCGACTTTCTTTCAGAATCAAATATTGACATAGTAGAAACAATAAAAGAGAAGACCGAGGCAACCGAAGAGGAAAGCCAGGATTGGGGAGAAGCCGAAAGATTTCCTTCAGAGAGAACAGATAACATCATCTGGGCCTATTTAAAGGATATTGGCCGTGTATCGCTCCTCACATCGGATGAAGAATACCTCATAGCCAAAAGAATAGAAGAAGGTGAAAGGGAAATGAGGAACCTTCTGTTTGACCTGTCTCAGGCAGTCCATGAACTTCTGGAGATAGGCATACAATTAAAGAAAGAAACCATTAATATAGTGGATGTGATTAAGAATATTGATGAAATGAACTATACAAAAAAAGATGAGGAGAAATACAAAAAGAAAACCTTATCCTTCATCAACACTATAAAGAGTCTTTACGAGAAAAAAGGGGGAATAAAAAGCAAACTGGCAGCAGCGGATGAACGAAACAACGGGCAGCTTGAAAAAAAGCTGAATACGATTGAAAATAAAATCGAAGAGGCACTGCTTAATCTCAAGCTCAACAAGAAAATTCTCGAGGAGATAGTCCGGAAGATCGCACGACAGACGAAGTTCATGGACGAGAGCGAGGCAAGGATTGTCAGGCAGAGATTGATGGAGCTTAGCGAAATTGAGAATGGACTGAAAGTAGTCAAAAACAGGCTCATTCAGGCAAATCTGAGGCTTGTTATTAATATAGCAAAGAAATATCTTAACAGAGGGCTTTCATTCCTTGACCTTATCCAGGAAGGCAACATGGGCCTCATGAAGGCTGCAGAGAAATATGATTATCAAAAAGGCTACAAGTTCTCCACGTATTCGACCTGGTGGATACGGCAGGCCATAACAAGGGCAATAGCTGACTACGCACGGACGATCAGGGTCCCGGTTCACGTGCTTGAAACAATGAACAAAATTACCAAAGTGACTATATCCCTTTTTCAGGAACTGGGGAGAGAACCGAACCTTGACGAAATTTCGTTGAAAGCAGGACTTCCGCTGGAAAAGGTCAGAAAGATTATGAAGGTCTCCAATGAACCTATCTCAATAGAAACCCCTATTGGCGACGATGAGTCCAAGCTCGGCGACTTCATTGCAGACCCTAAATCCCCCTCTCCTTTTATGGAACTGGTGGGTATTTCACTGAAAGAAGAAATAGACAAGGTGCTCTCTACCCTCACTCCAAGAGAAGAAAAGGTTATCAGGATGAGGCTCGGGATAGGTGAGAAGACCGATTATACCCTTGAAGAAGTAGGTGAAGTCTTCGGTCTCACCAGGGAGAGAATCCGCCAGATTGAAGCCAAAGCGCTGAGAAAACTCAAACACCCATCAAGACGGAAACGGTTAGAAAGCTTCCTGGAGTAG